One genomic segment of [Phormidium] sp. ETS-05 includes these proteins:
- a CDS encoding photosystem II protein, Psb35-related translates to MKIHKAQENHMMFVILISLFVIGWMAAAVLGTQAYFLGEQSKPIHQRNWRSASFETLAKSITGTEIDYSTRKPAYQMDAFASNNLPNV, encoded by the coding sequence ATGAAAATTCACAAAGCGCAAGAAAACCATATGATGTTCGTAATTTTGATTTCCCTGTTCGTGATTGGTTGGATGGCCGCCGCTGTGTTGGGCACCCAAGCCTACTTCCTGGGTGAGCAGTCTAAACCCATCCACCAGCGTAACTGGCGGTCCGCATCCTTCGAGACTCTAGCGAAGTCCATCACTGGCACCGAGATTGATTACAGCACCCGCAAGCCTGCTTACCAGATGGACGCCTTCGCCAGCAACAACCTGCCCAATGTGTAG
- a CDS encoding Mo-dependent nitrogenase C-terminal domain-containing protein: MAVYSSLLAPGLHKEPSFIDLLLHPLRQWFDAIEVRDAQFARWLCRMIPAQCPFERDIKLFGHTLFHIPPMCKLNPLYEQFVGLRFRALCFLADECGEDVSAYC, encoded by the coding sequence ATGGCTGTATATTCCAGCTTGTTAGCACCAGGACTCCACAAAGAACCCAGCTTCATTGACCTGCTGTTACACCCATTACGCCAGTGGTTCGACGCGATCGAAGTCCGAGATGCTCAATTCGCCCGGTGGTTATGCCGGATGATTCCCGCGCAATGTCCATTTGAACGCGATATTAAACTGTTTGGTCATACCCTGTTCCACATTCCCCCGATGTGCAAGCTAAATCCCCTCTATGAACAATTTGTGGGATTACGCTTCCGGGCCCTATGCTTCCTAGCGGATGAGTGCGGCGAAGATGTGAGCGCTTACTGCTAA
- a CDS encoding site-2 protease family protein — protein MNGTFRVGNLFGIPFYVNSSWFLVLFLVTLSYGGGLAAQFPNLPAGLPWLWGFLTALLLFASVLAHELGHSFVAIKQGIEVKSISLFLFGGLASLDKESETPAEAFWVAIAGPLVSLILCGLFTLIGATTGITGAPAAILGLLASINLALALFNLIPGLPLDGGNILKAAVWQITGNPYKGIVFAGRVGQIIGWMAIASGLLPVILFGGFPNFWNVLIGVFLLQNAGFAAQSATIQDKLAKFTAADAVSPNSPVVSAEMSLREFANEYVIGKTNWRKFLVTDAEGKLAGTIAVDDLKLVATSNWPQTPVQELLKPAPINTVKSHQSLLEVVAVLEAQKLTEVPVINESGLVVGIVEKIGIKNLLQMEAETTAA, from the coding sequence ATGAACGGCACTTTTCGCGTCGGCAACTTATTTGGAATTCCCTTTTATGTCAATTCATCCTGGTTCCTAGTGTTATTCTTAGTCACATTGAGCTATGGCGGCGGATTGGCAGCGCAATTTCCAAACTTGCCAGCGGGATTGCCTTGGCTGTGGGGATTCCTGACAGCATTGCTGTTATTTGCCTCAGTATTAGCTCACGAATTAGGACATAGTTTTGTCGCCATCAAACAAGGCATAGAAGTTAAATCTATCTCCCTATTTTTGTTTGGCGGTCTCGCCAGCTTGGACAAAGAATCAGAAACCCCAGCAGAAGCATTCTGGGTAGCCATTGCCGGTCCCCTAGTTAGCCTAATTCTCTGCGGTTTGTTTACCCTTATCGGCGCTACTACTGGCATCACTGGCGCACCCGCTGCCATTCTCGGTCTCTTGGCTTCTATTAACCTTGCCTTGGCATTATTTAACCTAATTCCCGGTTTACCCCTAGATGGGGGCAATATCCTCAAAGCCGCCGTTTGGCAAATCACTGGCAACCCTTATAAAGGTATCGTCTTTGCCGGTCGGGTTGGTCAAATCATCGGTTGGATGGCGATCGCTTCGGGATTACTCCCCGTGATTTTATTCGGCGGCTTCCCCAACTTCTGGAATGTCTTAATCGGTGTCTTCTTGCTCCAAAATGCTGGATTTGCCGCCCAATCTGCCACCATCCAAGATAAATTGGCTAAATTCACCGCCGCTGATGCGGTAAGTCCTAACAGTCCCGTTGTTTCAGCCGAAATGTCTCTGCGCGAATTTGCCAACGAATATGTCATCGGCAAAACCAATTGGCGGAAATTCTTGGTGACAGACGCCGAAGGAAAACTCGCTGGTACTATTGCTGTAGATGACCTGAAGTTAGTGGCTACTTCTAATTGGCCTCAAACTCCAGTGCAAGAACTGCTGAAACCGGCTCCGATTAACACGGTAAAATCTCATCAATCATTGCTGGAAGTGGTGGCAGTTTTGGAAGCGCAAAAGCTGACTGAGGTGCCGGTAATTAACGAGAGCGGTTTAGTGGTGGGAATTGTGGAGAAAATCGGCATCAAAAACCTGCTGCAAATGGAAGCCGAAACCACCGCAGCTTAA
- the amt gene encoding ammonium transporter produces the protein MRRKSILLLVVFFLGFAAVAIPPQLRGVYGAAPQFSQRGNGEAGDGGSVASVGTQLPDMNLYTFPLDVQNSPFDLPRSPAGAITRTEEPRFGGEASTQEQPTYETIDILWILVCSGLVFLMQAGFMCLESGLTRSKNSINVAIKNYTDFGISVALFWAFGFGVMFGRSIGGWIGSSGFWLTSDLDPFVTAFFLFQAMFCGTATTIVSGAVAERMKFGAYLIVAALVSGVIYPLFGHWAWNGADAGELAGWLGKMGFVDFAGSTVVHSVGGWVSLAAVLVLGPRMGRFPPNEPPQKIHGSNLPLSVLGAMILWFGWFGFNGGSTLALNEQVAKIIVNTVLAGVAGMITALGLGWRTRQVPDADLLINGSLAGLVAVTASCHGVTAIGAVIIGGIGGVVCFAVDWLLIRFRIDDAVGAIPVHLGGGVWGTLAVAVFGQPERLGTELNHWQQLGVQVLGIVMAFILAFGITYLVLKITNRFFPLRVSTADEVIGLNVSEHRAKTEILDLFRVMDFQAKTQDLSWRVPVEPFTEVGQIAERYNFVMDALEEAVTRTEAIVKTATDAIVTFSKPGLIIMSVNPSAEVIFRAPAKLLLGSPISRILAGATTLPETDLPPQIDWGLPPFSSRQLPHQPDFNFPPFFYLPTGFSPRKSPDDVSLPLFPPTRLQPQLDFGLPLSLQPQVFPPTKFIPKNDLLILLQDIMAGGNPKEITGIRFDGSKFPMEVTVSEAKTSQGYFYTAHMRDITHRKQAQASLRESEERFRRLSGRHLRELSFTIEVRL, from the coding sequence ATGCGTAGGAAATCCATTTTGCTGCTGGTTGTGTTTTTCCTAGGCTTCGCCGCAGTGGCTATTCCTCCGCAACTGCGGGGAGTCTATGGGGCGGCGCCTCAGTTTTCGCAACGGGGAAACGGGGAAGCGGGGGACGGGGGAAGTGTGGCAAGTGTGGGAACGCAATTGCCAGATATGAACTTATACACTTTCCCTTTGGATGTTCAAAATAGCCCTTTTGATTTGCCCCGATCGCCCGCAGGGGCAATTACCAGAACTGAGGAACCCCGGTTCGGGGGAGAAGCATCTACCCAGGAACAACCGACTTACGAAACTATCGATATTTTGTGGATTTTGGTTTGTTCGGGGTTAGTGTTTCTGATGCAGGCGGGATTTATGTGTTTGGAGTCGGGACTGACACGCTCCAAAAACAGCATCAACGTCGCCATCAAAAACTATACAGATTTTGGCATATCCGTAGCCTTGTTTTGGGCATTTGGGTTTGGGGTGATGTTCGGTCGATCGATCGGCGGCTGGATCGGGAGCAGCGGGTTTTGGCTCACCAGCGACCTCGACCCTTTTGTAACAGCATTTTTCCTCTTCCAAGCCATGTTTTGCGGCACCGCCACCACCATCGTCTCTGGGGCAGTAGCCGAACGGATGAAATTTGGCGCTTATCTGATAGTAGCCGCCCTAGTTTCAGGAGTAATTTATCCCTTATTCGGACATTGGGCATGGAATGGAGCCGATGCTGGAGAATTGGCGGGCTGGTTGGGCAAAATGGGGTTTGTGGATTTTGCCGGTTCCACAGTAGTTCACAGCGTTGGCGGCTGGGTTTCCCTCGCTGCGGTATTAGTCCTCGGACCGCGCATGGGCAGATTTCCACCCAATGAACCACCGCAAAAAATCCACGGTTCCAACCTCCCCCTATCAGTTTTAGGCGCAATGATTTTGTGGTTTGGCTGGTTTGGATTTAATGGCGGTAGCACTTTAGCACTCAACGAACAGGTAGCCAAAATTATTGTCAATACAGTTTTGGCCGGAGTCGCCGGGATGATAACCGCTCTGGGTTTAGGTTGGCGTACCCGCCAAGTGCCTGATGCAGACCTACTCATTAATGGTTCTTTAGCCGGTTTGGTGGCGGTGACGGCTTCCTGTCATGGAGTCACCGCTATTGGAGCCGTGATCATTGGTGGCATCGGGGGCGTGGTATGCTTCGCCGTAGATTGGCTATTAATCCGGTTTCGCATTGACGATGCCGTAGGAGCTATCCCCGTTCACCTCGGTGGCGGTGTCTGGGGAACCCTTGCTGTCGCCGTATTTGGCCAGCCAGAACGCCTAGGAACCGAATTAAATCACTGGCAACAGTTGGGAGTGCAAGTCCTAGGGATTGTCATGGCTTTTATCCTGGCATTTGGCATCACCTATTTAGTCCTGAAAATCACCAACCGGTTTTTTCCCTTGCGGGTTTCTACTGCGGATGAGGTTATCGGTCTAAACGTCTCAGAACACCGAGCCAAAACCGAAATTTTAGACTTGTTTCGGGTGATGGACTTTCAGGCAAAAACCCAGGATTTGAGCTGGCGGGTGCCCGTAGAGCCATTTACCGAAGTGGGACAGATTGCCGAACGGTATAATTTTGTGATGGACGCTCTGGAAGAGGCGGTGACGCGCACCGAGGCAATTGTGAAGACGGCCACAGATGCGATCGTCACCTTCAGCAAACCCGGACTCATCATTATGTCCGTCAATCCCAGTGCCGAAGTCATTTTTCGCGCTCCAGCCAAGTTACTCTTAGGTAGTCCCATTAGCAGAATTTTGGCCGGAGCAACCACCCTCCCAGAAACCGATTTGCCCCCCCAAATCGATTGGGGATTACCCCCTTTTTCCTCCCGCCAACTGCCGCATCAACCAGATTTCAACTTCCCCCCCTTTTTTTATTTACCAACCGGATTTTCTCCCAGGAAGTCGCCGGATGATGTGAGCTTACCACTGTTCCCCCCAACCCGGTTACAGCCCCAATTAGATTTCGGTTTACCCCTGTCTCTGCAACCCCAGGTTTTCCCCCCAACCAAGTTTATCCCCAAAAATGATTTGCTGATACTACTGCAAGACATCATGGCTGGGGGTAATCCCAAAGAAATAACCGGAATTCGCTTTGATGGGTCGAAATTTCCAATGGAAGTAACCGTAAGTGAAGCGAAAACTAGCCAGGGCTATTTCTACACCGCCCATATGCGGGATATCACCCATCGGAAACAAGCCCAAGCCAGTTTGCGCGAAAGTGAAGAGCGATTCCGCCGCTTGTCGGGACGACATTTGAGGGAATTATCGTTCACGATCGAGGTAAGATTATAG